The following coding sequences lie in one Halomonas sp. 'Soap Lake #6' genomic window:
- the cyoC gene encoding cytochrome o ubiquinol oxidase subunit III translates to MATDTLHHGAVAEPHEHHDAAGTKVFGFWVYLMSDLVIFGSLFATYAVLMKGTAGGPTAADIFELPFVLVETFLLLVSSFTFGMGVLAMNANRLNQVKAWLAITFVLGAAFVGMEVYEFQHLIHQGYGPDRSAFLSSFFTLVGTHGLHVTFGLIWILVMLVQLSTKGLNDMTRPRILCLSLFWHFLDIVWICVFSFVYLMGVL, encoded by the coding sequence ATGGCTACCGATACCCTACACCATGGCGCAGTGGCCGAGCCCCATGAGCACCATGATGCCGCAGGCACTAAAGTATTTGGCTTTTGGGTATACCTAATGAGTGACTTGGTGATCTTCGGATCACTGTTTGCCACTTACGCCGTGCTGATGAAAGGCACGGCGGGTGGTCCTACGGCGGCGGATATTTTTGAGCTGCCCTTTGTACTGGTGGAAACCTTTTTACTGCTAGTGAGCAGCTTCACCTTTGGTATGGGTGTGCTGGCGATGAATGCCAATCGCCTCAACCAGGTTAAGGCGTGGTTAGCCATCACATTTGTGCTGGGTGCGGCCTTTGTGGGTATGGAAGTCTATGAGTTTCAGCACCTTATCCATCAAGGATATGGGCCGGATCGCAGTGCCTTCCTGTCATCTTTCTTCACCTTGGTGGGGACTCATGGCCTGCACGTTACCTTCGGTTTGATCTGGATTTTGGTGATGCTGGTTCAGCTATCCACCAAAGGGTTGAACGATATGACCCGGCCAAGAATCCTGTGCTTGAGCCTGTTCTGGCACTTCCTCGATATTGTCTGGATCTGTGTCTTCTCGTTTGTTTATTTGATGGGGGTGCTGTGA
- the cyoD gene encoding cytochrome o ubiquinol oxidase subunit IV, which produces MSHSSSSSTTSHGSVKSYVTGLLLSLVLTVIPFAVVMSGALGTGTTVVVIAVTAVLQILVQLVMFMHMNTKADEGWNVMSFAFTLTILVLVVGGSLWIMQHLHLNMMIG; this is translated from the coding sequence ATGAGCCATTCTTCATCCAGTTCAACGACTTCCCACGGTAGCGTTAAATCGTATGTGACTGGGCTTCTGCTATCTTTAGTGCTAACCGTGATTCCATTTGCGGTCGTTATGAGCGGTGCGCTAGGCACCGGCACGACGGTGGTCGTTATCGCTGTAACAGCCGTGCTGCAGATTCTGGTTCAGCTGGTCATGTTTATGCATATGAACACCAAAGCCGACGAAGGGTGGAATGTGATGTCTTTCGCTTTCACGCTGACGATACTTGTCTTGGTAGTAGGGGGCTCTTTATGGATCATGCAGCATCTGCATCTCAACATGATGATCGGCTAA